The Clostridium sporogenes genome contains a region encoding:
- the ftsX gene encoding permease-like cell division protein FtsX has protein sequence MKISTLKYFVVDSIKGLRRHKTLSTASIATVAATLFILGVFLLSIMNVKQAVTEVESKVEATIVLKDNIKTEQEKAIKDKINSITGVEKVTYESKKDALNKFKKQLGEDNKSLAEGLEKENPLPNSIIVRVQKPEMVSKVVGSIKNMEGIDQIKDGKEIVDKITKITNTLKWMGLVLFLILIGVSLFLIGNTIKITVYSRKREIGIMKYIGATDWFIRWPFVFEGIIIGILGAIIAILLLYYGYKGVYTKASVGLIFVNLLNPGYVLSSILWIFVLVGIIIGAVGSILSIRKFLSV, from the coding sequence ATGAAGATTAGTACATTAAAATATTTTGTTGTAGATTCTATAAAGGGATTAAGAAGGCATAAAACCTTAAGTACAGCTTCTATAGCTACTGTAGCAGCCACTTTATTTATATTGGGAGTATTTCTTCTTTCCATAATGAATGTAAAACAAGCTGTTACAGAAGTTGAATCAAAAGTAGAAGCGACAATAGTATTAAAGGACAATATAAAAACAGAACAAGAAAAAGCTATAAAAGATAAAATAAATTCTATAACAGGGGTAGAAAAGGTAACTTATGAAAGTAAAAAAGATGCACTAAATAAATTTAAGAAGCAATTGGGAGAAGATAATAAGTCTTTAGCAGAAGGCTTGGAAAAAGAAAATCCATTACCCAATTCAATTATAGTAAGGGTACAAAAACCAGAAATGGTTTCAAAAGTAGTAGGATCTATAAAAAATATGGAGGGAATAGACCAAATAAAAGATGGTAAAGAAATAGTTGATAAAATAACTAAAATAACAAACACACTAAAATGGATGGGATTAGTATTATTTTTAATACTAATAGGAGTATCTTTATTCTTAATAGGAAATACTATAAAGATTACAGTATATTCAAGAAAAAGAGAAATAGGAATAATGAAATATATAGGAGCTACCGATTGGTTTATTAGATGGCCCTTTGTATTTGAAGGAATTATCATAGGTATATTGGGAGCTATTATTGCTATTTTACTATTATATTATGGATATAAAGGAGTATACACTAAGGCATCAGTTGGATTAATATTTGTAAATTTATTAAATCCAGGCTACGTTTTATCAAGTATATTATGGATATTTGTTTTAGTTGGAATAATAATAGGAGCTGTAGGAAGTATACTATCTATAAGAAAATTTTTATCAGTATAA
- the ftsE gene encoding cell division ATP-binding protein FtsE, producing MIEFRNISKIYNGNKYALSDINLDIEKGEFVFLVGPSGAGKSTFIKLLLREIEPTSGKLLVDGTDVTALSRKQIPHYRRKIGVVFQDFRLIPSLNVYENVAFAMRAIEANHREIRKKVPMVLSLVGLSNKYKAFPHELSGGEQQRISLARAIVNNPSILIADEPTGNLDPETSLGIMDILNDINHAGTTIVMATHAKDIVDKMRKRVIAIEKGTVVRDTERGVYGYED from the coding sequence ATGATTGAATTTAGAAATATAAGCAAGATATATAACGGAAATAAGTATGCATTATCAGATATAAACTTAGATATTGAAAAAGGAGAATTTGTGTTTTTAGTTGGTCCTAGTGGTGCTGGTAAATCAACTTTTATAAAACTTTTACTAAGAGAAATAGAACCTACTTCAGGTAAACTACTTGTAGATGGTACAGACGTAACAGCACTTTCTAGAAAACAAATACCACATTATAGAAGAAAAATTGGAGTAGTTTTTCAGGACTTTAGATTAATACCATCATTAAATGTGTATGAAAATGTAGCTTTTGCTATGAGAGCAATTGAAGCTAATCATAGAGAAATTAGAAAAAAAGTCCCTATGGTTTTATCATTAGTGGGTCTTTCAAATAAATATAAAGCTTTTCCACATGAACTTTCAGGTGGAGAGCAGCAAAGAATATCCTTAGCTAGAGCTATAGTAAATAATCCATCAATATTAATAGCTGATGAGCCTACAGGAAATTTAGACCCAGAAACATCTCTTGGCATAATGGATATATTAAATGATATAAACCATGCTGGGACAACCATAGTTATGGCAACTCATGCAAAAGATATAGTTGATAAAATGAGAAAAAGAGTTATAGCTATAGAAAAAGGAACAGTAGTTAGAGATACAGAAAGAGGTGTATACGGATATGAAGATTAG
- a CDS encoding YitT family protein — MEIIYKIKIGGVSVKNNRFKEYLFITIGVFLVATSVVFFFQPNNIAAGGTTGIAIIINSFFPSLSVGLLMLIMEVFLYTIAFIVIGNKFGAKTIYSGCTLAAIIWILEKLDLMGGKAVTNDLLLASLFGVFISAIGMGIVFNQNASTGGTDILAKIINKFFHIEIGKALLIVDFLVTLFAAASFGVEKGMYALLCVVINGFTIDAVIEGLNMSKQIMIISKKNKVISEFIIQKLERGCTIFHGKGVYSDESTYILYTVLSRKEFIKLKQHIKEVDSKAFITVSDAHEVLGEGFKDIIEEA; from the coding sequence ATGGAAATTATATATAAAATAAAAATAGGAGGTGTTTCTGTGAAAAACAATAGATTTAAAGAGTACTTATTTATAACTATTGGAGTTTTTTTAGTAGCTACATCGGTAGTTTTCTTTTTTCAACCTAATAATATAGCAGCAGGGGGAACTACAGGAATTGCTATAATTATAAATAGCTTTTTCCCTTCATTATCAGTGGGACTTCTTATGCTAATAATGGAAGTTTTTTTGTATACAATAGCATTTATAGTTATAGGAAATAAGTTCGGTGCAAAAACAATTTATTCTGGATGTACCTTAGCAGCTATTATATGGATATTAGAAAAATTAGATCTTATGGGTGGAAAAGCTGTTACAAATGACTTGCTTTTGGCTTCATTATTCGGAGTTTTTATATCAGCTATTGGAATGGGTATAGTGTTTAATCAAAATGCTTCTACTGGTGGGACAGATATATTAGCAAAAATTATAAATAAATTTTTTCATATAGAAATAGGAAAAGCTTTGTTAATAGTAGATTTTTTAGTAACTCTTTTTGCAGCAGCATCCTTTGGAGTAGAAAAGGGTATGTATGCTCTTTTGTGTGTAGTTATAAATGGATTTACTATAGATGCAGTAATAGAAGGACTTAATATGTCAAAGCAAATAATGATAATAAGTAAAAAAAATAAAGTAATAAGTGAATTTATAATACAAAAACTTGAGAGAGGCTGTACAATATTTCATGGTAAGGGTGTATATAGCGATGAGTCTACTTATATTCTTTATACGGTGTTAAGCAGAAAAGAATTTATAAAATTAAAACAACATATAAAAGAAGTGGACAGTAAAGCTTTTATAACTGTAAGTGATGCCCATGAGGTTTTAGGAGAAGGGTTTAAAGATATAATTGAAGAAGCTTAG
- a CDS encoding transketolase family protein, whose product MGVKIATREAYGKTLAKLAEENSKVVVLDADLSKSTKTADFKKVCPERFINVGIAEGNMMGIAAGLSTCGKIPFASTFAMFATGRAFEQIRNSICYPNLNVKVCATHAGVTVGEDGASHQSVEDISLMRSIPNMTVICPSDSVETEAAIRAVAEYNGPCYVRLGRSGVPVINDNKEYKFEIGKGIKLREGKEATIIATGIMVDAALQAYNILAEESIKVNVINLHTIKPIDKDIIVDAARETGVVITAEEHSIIGGLGSAVCEVLSENHPTPVLRVGIKDTFGESGKPVELLKKYELTPEDIVKAVKKGLKLK is encoded by the coding sequence ATGGGAGTTAAAATAGCTACAAGAGAAGCGTACGGAAAAACATTAGCTAAATTAGCAGAAGAAAATTCAAAGGTAGTGGTTTTAGATGCAGACCTTTCAAAGTCTACTAAAACTGCTGACTTTAAAAAAGTTTGTCCAGAAAGATTTATAAATGTAGGTATAGCAGAAGGTAATATGATGGGAATAGCTGCAGGACTATCAACTTGTGGTAAAATTCCTTTCGCTAGTACATTTGCAATGTTTGCTACAGGAAGAGCTTTTGAACAAATAAGAAATTCAATATGTTATCCAAACTTAAATGTTAAAGTATGCGCAACACATGCAGGAGTTACAGTAGGAGAAGATGGAGCTTCCCATCAATCTGTTGAAGATATATCATTAATGAGAAGTATACCAAATATGACTGTTATTTGCCCAAGTGATTCAGTAGAAACAGAAGCGGCCATAAGAGCTGTAGCAGAATATAATGGACCATGTTATGTAAGATTAGGAAGATCAGGAGTTCCAGTTATAAATGATAATAAAGAGTATAAATTTGAAATAGGGAAAGGAATAAAGTTAAGGGAAGGAAAAGAAGCTACTATAATAGCTACAGGAATAATGGTAGATGCAGCCCTACAAGCTTATAATATATTAGCTGAAGAGAGTATAAAGGTAAATGTTATAAATCTACATACCATAAAACCTATAGATAAAGATATTATTGTAGATGCTGCAAGGGAAACTGGAGTAGTAATTACAGCAGAAGAACATAGCATAATAGGTGGATTAGGATCAGCTGTATGTGAAGTTTTAAGTGAAAATCATCCAACACCAGTTTTAAGAGTAGGAATAAAGGATACCTTTGGTGAAAGTGGTAAACCTGTAGAGTTATTAAAAAAATATGAATTAACACCAGAAGATATAGTAAAGGCTGTAAAAAAGGGATTAAAATTAAAATAG
- a CDS encoding transketolase, with product MKKNIEELQDIAKVIRKDIVSMLTESASGHPGGSLSAVEILTALYFNEMNVDPTNSRDLNRDRFVLSKGHAAPVLYSTLARRGFFNPEELKTLRKIGSILQGHPNMNDVPGIDMSTGSLGQGISTAVGMALAGKLDEKDYRVYALLGDGELEEGQVWEATMAAAHYKLDNLTAFVDYNGLQIDGPCSEVMSAEPIAHKFKAFNWNVIEIDGHDFNAILNAIEIAKNTKERPTMIVCKTIKGKGVSFMENEAGWHGKAPSVEECEKAICEIGGDK from the coding sequence ATGAAGAAGAACATAGAAGAGCTACAAGATATAGCTAAAGTTATTAGAAAAGACATAGTTTCAATGTTAACTGAATCTGCTTCTGGACATCCAGGAGGTTCTTTATCAGCAGTAGAGATATTGACTGCTTTATATTTTAATGAGATGAATGTAGACCCTACTAATTCTAGGGATTTAAATAGGGACAGATTTGTTCTTTCTAAAGGGCATGCTGCTCCTGTATTATATAGTACTTTAGCAAGAAGAGGATTTTTTAATCCAGAAGAGCTAAAAACTTTAAGAAAAATTGGATCAATATTACAAGGTCATCCAAATATGAATGATGTTCCAGGGATAGATATGTCAACAGGTTCTTTAGGTCAAGGAATATCAACAGCAGTAGGTATGGCTTTAGCGGGAAAACTTGATGAAAAAGATTATAGGGTATATGCTCTACTTGGGGATGGAGAATTAGAGGAAGGACAAGTTTGGGAAGCAACTATGGCAGCAGCTCATTACAAATTAGATAATTTGACTGCTTTTGTAGATTATAATGGATTACAAATAGATGGCCCTTGTAGTGAAGTTATGTCGGCAGAACCTATAGCACATAAATTTAAAGCTTTTAATTGGAATGTTATAGAAATAGATGGCCATGATTTTAATGCTATATTAAATGCTATAGAAATCGCAAAAAATACTAAAGAAAGACCAACTATGATAGTATGTAAAACTATAAAAGGTAAAGGTGTTTCTTTTATGGAAAATGAAGCTGGATGGCATGGTAAAGCACCAAGTGTAGAAGAATGTGAAAAAGCTATATGTGAAATCGGAGGTGACAAATAA
- a CDS encoding type II toxin-antitoxin system PemK/MazF family toxin — protein sequence MTQQIVKRGDIFYADLSPVVGSEQGGIRPVIVIQNNVGNKYSPTVIIAAITSQINKAKLPTHVEISSEDYGLNKDSVVLLEQIRTLDKRRLKEKIGHMIDEDMKKVDTAILVSMALN from the coding sequence ATGACACAACAGATAGTAAAAAGAGGAGATATATTTTATGCTGATCTAAGTCCTGTAGTAGGTTCAGAGCAAGGCGGAATAAGGCCGGTTATAGTTATACAAAATAATGTAGGGAATAAATATAGTCCCACAGTAATAATTGCAGCAATAACTTCACAAATAAATAAGGCTAAACTACCAACCCATGTAGAAATATCCTCAGAGGATTATGGTTTAAATAAAGATTCAGTAGTATTGCTAGAACAAATAAGGACTTTAGATAAGAGAAGATTAAAAGAAAAAATAGGTCATATGATAGATGAAGATATGAAAAAAGTTGATACTGCTATTTTAGTTAGTATGGCTTTGAATTAA